The DNA segment AGCAAGCGCTCATTGGCCATGCGCAATTCCTCTAGCTCGGCACGTTCCATGTGTGAGAAGGTAGAGGTCGGAGATGGGGATGCAGCGGGCGCGGGGGCTGATGGCGCAGCTGGTTTGGCGAGTGAGCGGCCAGCGAGACCACCGCGTCCCAAACCGATGCGCggctttggtggaggagaagcgggaatgggctcctcctcttcgtaTTCCGGCTCAAATGCAGGTGATGGCACGCGAGGGGCCGCCGGTCTACGCGGTGAAACAGCGCCGGCGGCAGGACCACCGAGAGTGCGCTTCTGTGGTGCCTTGAGACCCCCGAGCCCTGGCTTCCCGAGCTTGCTCCCCGCGGGACCGGGACGCGCAGCAGCTGGCGGCGcaggtggaggtgaaggctCTGGCGGCGGTGCGGCGGCTGCCGGGGGTGCCTTTTTGAGACCTGGAGGGGCCTTCTTTGCGCCCAACGtcttcttgggtggtggccCCCGCGCAGCGGGAGCtgacggcggcggcttcggcttatccttggccttgacttCGGCCGTATCAAAGaactccttgatcttggtctTTCGGATATCATCAAGACCTTCGAGATGGGGGTTCATGGCTCTTTCGCCAATGATCTTCATGATGGTTCCCAGAATCTCGGCACCGCCAGACCGAAGAACCTCGCTACCCTCGGAGAGCAGCTTCTTGGCGCATTCAACGATGCTGGCAATTTCCTGCTTGCTCGGCACCTCCCTGGTTGTTCGAAGACACCTGACAAGAAACTTCATGGTTCCCTCCTTGACCTGGGGGTTCTTGTGAACGAGGAATGTGGTGATATCTTCCAAGCACTCGGTCAAGTTGGTAGAAAGAAACACAGCGTCCAGCGCAGCACCAAGCGCATCAGCAACCGTaaccttcttttccttcaaTCTCTCCATGATAGGCTGCATGACGTTGGAACGATACTTGGCGAAGCCCTTGCGCAGACCCTTGGCGAGCATTTCGATACATTGCGCTGCCTGAGTGACGACCGCAATGTTGGCGTCCTTCATGCATTTGGCCAAGCAGCGGGTGATCTCACCAAAATCACCATCCTTGATCCTTGGCACATTGACAATAGCATACAAGGCCTCGCAAGCTtcctttctctccttccatTTGGACGAGGCCAGGTTGTCGTAGAAATCCTTGGGCACTTTGCTGATGACGTCTTGTGGCTCGGCCAGGTCAAAAGcgtcaacctcaccagcctcttcctcctcttccccctcctctccatactcgtcaccacctcctgccGCAGGTGCCCGTTCCTTGGCCGCTTGCTGTGATCGCAACAATCGCTCCTGCTTCGCTGGACCTTcagccttgatcttctcgaACTGCGCTTCGAGATCTGTCTGCTGTGTTGGTTTGAGGTCGCCCCAGAACATTGGCTTCATAGCCTCGCGCAGCCACCGGTAGAACTCGACCGCCAACCCCGTCGCCTCTGCTCTCACATTCTTGTCGGCGTGGCCAAACACCTTGGGTAGAATCTTGAGAACGGGTTTGGGATCCGCTGTTTTGCAGCCATAGTTGTGAAAGATCTGGGTCAAAGCATTAAGCgccgcagcaacaacctTGGGTTGCTTGTTGGAAAGCACCGGCAGAATCTCTTCAATCACCGGGCCGGGAACATCAATCTCGATGAAGAGCAGCAACGCTTCGACTGCTGACGCCTTCGTGGCCGCTCTCGTGGAGGACAGGCCCTTCTCGCAAATTGGTGTGACAGCATGTTGTCTGGCTCGTACACCGCCTTCGCGGCCGCCAAATTTCAGAAATGCGCAGAGGGCAGCCAAGCCATCTTGTTGAGCAGCAACGTTGGAGTCTGCGACTGCTGTCTTCCACAAGCTCGGATCTTGGATGAATGGTCGGAATGCTGGGTCG comes from the Podospora pseudocomata strain CBS 415.72m chromosome 5, whole genome shotgun sequence genome and includes:
- a CDS encoding hypothetical protein (COG:Z; EggNog:ENOG503NWB0; antiSMASH:Cluster_4; BUSCO:EOG09260GR8), translated to MAPHPHLSRRAKSTGSGRPRHAFSPRASLEREILGGKSQQLQLSTTTAQTILFGEHPRNNRPPPSKSFPSLSFWKPITRNSQLGLDTKPNKSQRKQLLAFALLLHPSHVCCFLRIPSSSLTKANLPDALLLLRRRTTLAAMTGRWKPPWLQKLIKRTSTLGSEKRKTCLSTDRLTNHTDQLAHSPRKHLLKSCLLDSDSTTTSPSIEEEQPAMADGEEDFSSLPLTDRWVHKVWKVRKQAYEEAAQAFEKTPDEYDPAFRPFIQDPSLWKTAVADSNVAAQQDGLAALCAFLKFGGREGGVRARQHAVTPICEKGLSSTRAATKASAVEALLLFIEIDVPGPVIEEILPVLSNKQPKVVAAALNALTQIFHNYGCKTADPKPVLKILPKVFGHADKNVRAEATGLAVEFYRWLREAMKPMFWGDLKPTQQTDLEAQFEKIKAEGPAKQERLLRSQQAAKERAPAAGGGDEYGEEGEEEEEAGEVDAFDLAEPQDVISKVPKDFYDNLASSKWKERKEACEALYAIVNVPRIKDGDFGEITRCLAKCMKDANIAVVTQAAQCIEMLAKGLRKGFAKYRSNVMQPIMERLKEKKVTVADALGAALDAVFLSTNLTECLEDITTFLVHKNPQVKEGTMKFLVRCLRTTREVPSKQEIASIVECAKKLLSEGSEVLRSGGAEILGTIMKIIGERAMNPHLEGLDDIRKTKIKEFFDTAEVKAKDKPKPPPSAPAARGPPPKKTLGAKKAPPGLKKAPPAAAAPPPEPSPPPAPPAAARPGPAGSKLGKPGLGGLKAPQKRTLGGPAAGAVSPRRPAAPRVPSPAFEPEYEEEEPIPASPPPKPRIGLGRGGLAGRSLAKPAAPSAPAPAASPSPTSTFSHMERAELEELRMANERLLKQLDDARHDRSKLTSEIQELKNQNAQLIEDHTRDVLSIKAKETQLVRARSDAEAAEQTNERLRRELDRLKRALSKAEAALNNGGGADSPVSPSLGFRALSPTHDDGGIYRDNALPPSAGRARQSFASTLSEEKENGDGVPHPRKMAPPESRYAGSTASSGRASPARGFRRDISGGDDRDIRNNDSASGSGAYGGYGDRAGSRAGSRAGSRLGDPPINASGAPATSGMESWRRAAEVTSQLKARIELMKAKAASRPQ